One Streptomyces sp. P9-A2 DNA window includes the following coding sequences:
- a CDS encoding M23 family metallopeptidase produces the protein MRLTRRHPLLVAVPLCALTVLAARPTDGEGDGPYAPGHGPESGTSAQVARLYEEAAAATLKYEAGWRQADRQRTEVRRLEELLDRERQESEVLRDDLGRIARSQYRSGGGLPLTVHMILADDPEKVMRGQRAVWKANLTLDNAIERNARAEARLARDEAKAEGAWKALEKRNKELADLKNGIEQKLETARWQLQGQADASVAAGSCRGAVRLDQPETRFNESWVTPVEIYTLSASYGSGGARWANRHTGQDFAVPIGTPVRSVGVGKVVKVSCGGAFGMEVVVEHAGGYYTQYAHLAAVAVEQGERVSPGRWIGQSGTSGNSTGPHLHFEVRITPEMGSAVDPVSWLAQRGLTL, from the coding sequence ATGCGCCTCACCCGTCGTCATCCGCTTCTCGTCGCCGTGCCGTTGTGCGCGCTCACCGTGCTCGCCGCCCGTCCCACCGACGGGGAGGGCGACGGGCCGTACGCTCCGGGCCACGGCCCGGAATCCGGGACCAGCGCCCAAGTGGCTCGGCTCTACGAAGAGGCGGCCGCGGCGACACTGAAGTACGAGGCAGGCTGGCGCCAGGCAGACCGGCAGCGGACCGAGGTACGACGTCTGGAGGAACTGCTCGACCGGGAGCGCCAGGAGTCCGAGGTCCTGCGCGATGACCTCGGCCGCATCGCACGGTCCCAGTACCGCAGTGGCGGCGGGCTGCCGTTGACCGTGCACATGATTCTCGCGGACGACCCGGAGAAAGTGATGCGCGGTCAGCGTGCCGTGTGGAAGGCGAACCTGACCCTCGACAACGCGATCGAGAGGAACGCGCGGGCCGAGGCCCGGCTCGCCCGCGACGAGGCGAAGGCAGAGGGGGCGTGGAAGGCGCTGGAGAAGCGGAACAAGGAGCTCGCCGACCTCAAGAACGGCATCGAGCAGAAGCTCGAGACGGCGCGGTGGCAGCTACAGGGCCAGGCGGACGCCTCGGTGGCGGCCGGTTCCTGCCGCGGGGCGGTGCGGCTCGATCAGCCGGAGACCCGGTTCAACGAATCCTGGGTGACACCGGTGGAGATCTACACGCTGTCCGCGTCCTACGGGAGCGGCGGTGCACGTTGGGCGAACCGGCACACCGGCCAGGATTTCGCGGTACCGATCGGCACGCCGGTGCGGTCCGTGGGTGTGGGCAAGGTGGTGAAGGTCTCCTGCGGAGGTGCCTTCGGTATGGAGGTCGTGGTCGAGCACGCGGGCGGCTACTACACGCAGTACGCCCACCTGGCCGCCGTCGCCGTGGAGCAGGGTGAGCGCGTCTCGCCCGGCCGGTGGATCGGCCAGTCCGGGACCAGCGGCAACTCCACCGGGCCGCACCTGCATTTCGAGGTGCGGATCACGCCCGAGATGGGCTCGGCGGTGGACCCGGTGTCGTGGCTGGCGCAACGCGGGCTGACGCTCTGA
- a CDS encoding HAD hydrolase family protein, whose translation MRDNGQVTSATAQPETPGSPQFSTSLERGDRPVTPPRLIATDLDGTLLRDDKSVSPRTVAALAAAEEAGIEVFFVTGRPARWMDVVSDHVHGHGLAICGNGAAVVDLHGGAGAHRFVKVRELARQNALDAVRLLREAAPGTMYAVEQTYRFNQEPAYPKLHMEIPDVRAPAEELLAPGGPADDEPVLKILAHHPELDPDAFLTLARLAIGTRANVTRSSPSALLEISGPDVSKASTLALCCAERGISHEEVVAFGDMPNDIEMLTWAGRSYAMGNAHPDVLTAASGRTVANNEDGVAVVIEQLLNRLP comes from the coding sequence ATACGGGACAATGGCCAGGTGACCTCAGCGACCGCACAGCCCGAGACCCCGGGCTCCCCCCAGTTCTCGACCTCGCTCGAGCGGGGAGACAGACCTGTCACCCCGCCTCGGCTCATCGCCACCGACCTCGACGGCACCCTGCTGCGCGACGACAAGTCGGTGTCCCCCCGCACGGTCGCCGCACTGGCCGCCGCCGAGGAAGCAGGCATCGAGGTCTTCTTCGTCACCGGCCGCCCGGCACGCTGGATGGACGTCGTCAGCGACCACGTCCACGGCCATGGGCTCGCCATCTGTGGGAACGGCGCCGCCGTCGTCGACCTGCACGGCGGTGCCGGTGCCCATCGTTTCGTGAAGGTACGCGAGCTGGCCCGGCAGAACGCGCTGGACGCGGTGCGACTGCTGCGCGAGGCAGCGCCGGGCACCATGTACGCCGTCGAGCAGACCTACCGCTTCAACCAGGAGCCGGCGTATCCGAAGCTGCACATGGAGATACCGGACGTCCGCGCCCCGGCCGAGGAACTGCTGGCGCCGGGTGGCCCCGCGGACGACGAGCCGGTGCTCAAGATCCTCGCCCACCATCCCGAGCTCGACCCCGACGCCTTCCTCACCCTGGCCCGGCTGGCCATCGGCACCCGCGCCAATGTCACCCGCTCCAGCCCCAGCGCCCTGCTGGAGATCAGCGGCCCCGACGTGTCGAAGGCCAGCACCCTCGCCCTGTGCTGCGCCGAGCGCGGGATCTCGCACGAGGAGGTCGTGGCGTTCGGGGACATGCCCAACGACATCGAAATGCTGACCTGGGCGGGCCGTTCCTACGCGATGGGCAACGCCCACCCGGACGTCCTCACCGCCGCCTCGGGGCGCACGGTCGCCAACAACGAGGACGGCGTGGCCGTGGTGATCGAACAACTGCTGAACCGGCTGCCGTGA
- the cydD gene encoding thiol reductant ABC exporter subunit CydD, with the protein MKPIDPRLLRYARATRLFLVAVVALGVVGAVLVIAQAMLIAEVVVGAFQHGMAVADLGTPLVLLACVAVGRALVGWLTELAAHRASAAVKSELRGRLLERATTLGPGWLTGQRTGSLVALATRGVDALDGYFSRYLPQLGLSVVVPVAVLARIVTEDWVSAAIIVVTLPLIPAFMMLIGWVTQSRMDRQWELLSRLSGHFLDVVAGLPTLKVFGRAKAQAESIRRITAEYRRATMRTLRIAFISSFALELLSTLSVALVAVTIGMRLVYGDMDLYTGLLILILAPEAYLPLRQVGTQYHAAAEGLAAAEEIFEVLETPVPAPGTGAVPSGALSFEGVTVRYPGRSADAVSDVSFSVEPGETVALVGPSGTGKSTLLNVLLGFVRPAEGRVRIGGADLTGIDPVRWHSQVAWVPQRPHLYAGTVAENVRLARPDADDDAVRRALRDAGALEFVDALPEGIGTVLGEDGAGLSAGQRQRLALARAFLADRPVLLLDEPTAALDGATEAEIVTAVRRLAAGRTVLLVVHRPALLAVADRVVRLTETAPGDRPLPEHGDTFLGAGRERADVQPALDWERVEEAEPADSAGPTPAEPVTEAGAEGVLARVRAMSGARRGRLTLALLLGSLALGSAVGLMATSGYLISRASQQPPVMYLMVAVTATRAFGIGRAVFRYAERLVSHEAVLRMLADTRVAVYRRLERLAPAGLRGVRRGDLLSRLVADVDELQDYWLRWLLPAGAAVVVSALSVGFTSWLLPEAGAVLAAGLLAAGVGLPLLTGAVTRRAERRLAPARGVLATRATDLLTGTGELTVAGALPARTAEVRRADGVLTRIASRAATATALGDGLTALVSGLTVTAAALVGVQAVAAGRLDGVALAVVVLTPLAAFEAVLGLPLAVQHRQRVRKSAERVYEVLDAPVPVQEPEQPRQAPASPFPLVVRGLEARHAGQERDALAGLDLTLEQGRRIAVVGPSGSGKTTLAQVLLRFLDPGAGSYTLAGVDAYALDGDDVRGLIGLCAQDAHLFDSSVRENLLLAKREATEEELRDALARARLLEWADSLPDGLDTLVGEHGARLSGGQRQRLALARALLADFPVLVLDEPAEHLDLPTADALTADLLAATEGRTTLLITHRLAGLEAVDEVIVLDEGRVVQRGGYGELAAAAGPLRRMARREAESDRLVELVELVEVG; encoded by the coding sequence GTGAAACCAATCGACCCACGCCTGCTCCGCTACGCCCGTGCCACACGGCTCTTCCTGGTGGCGGTGGTCGCCCTGGGCGTCGTCGGCGCGGTGCTGGTGATCGCTCAGGCCATGCTCATCGCCGAGGTGGTGGTGGGTGCCTTCCAGCACGGCATGGCCGTGGCCGACCTCGGCACTCCCCTGGTGCTTCTGGCCTGCGTCGCGGTCGGCCGTGCCCTGGTCGGCTGGCTCACCGAGCTGGCCGCGCACCGGGCGAGTGCGGCGGTCAAGTCGGAGCTGCGGGGCCGGCTGCTGGAGCGGGCGACGACACTCGGCCCGGGGTGGCTGACCGGGCAGCGGACCGGCTCACTGGTCGCCCTGGCGACCCGTGGGGTCGATGCCCTCGACGGCTACTTCTCGCGTTATCTGCCCCAGCTGGGGCTCTCGGTGGTCGTTCCGGTGGCGGTGCTGGCGCGGATCGTCACCGAGGACTGGGTCTCGGCCGCGATCATCGTCGTCACCCTGCCGCTCATCCCGGCCTTCATGATGCTGATCGGCTGGGTCACCCAGTCCCGGATGGACCGGCAGTGGGAGCTGCTGTCCCGGCTGTCCGGCCACTTCCTGGACGTCGTGGCCGGACTGCCGACCCTGAAGGTGTTCGGACGGGCCAAGGCACAGGCGGAGTCGATCCGGCGGATCACCGCCGAGTACCGCAGGGCGACCATGCGGACCCTGCGGATCGCCTTCATCTCCTCCTTCGCGCTGGAACTCCTCTCCACCCTCTCGGTGGCACTGGTCGCCGTGACGATCGGCATGCGGCTCGTGTACGGCGACATGGATCTGTACACCGGCCTGCTCATCCTGATCCTCGCCCCCGAGGCGTATCTGCCCCTGCGGCAGGTCGGCACGCAGTACCACGCGGCGGCGGAGGGGCTGGCCGCCGCAGAGGAGATCTTCGAGGTCCTGGAGACACCCGTGCCGGCACCGGGAACCGGGGCGGTGCCGTCGGGTGCCCTGTCCTTCGAGGGCGTGACCGTCCGCTATCCCGGACGGTCGGCGGACGCCGTGTCGGACGTGTCCTTCTCCGTCGAACCCGGTGAGACGGTCGCGCTCGTCGGACCGAGCGGGACGGGCAAGTCGACGCTGCTGAACGTGCTGCTGGGCTTCGTGCGGCCGGCCGAGGGGCGGGTGCGGATCGGGGGAGCGGATCTCACCGGCATCGATCCGGTCCGGTGGCACAGCCAGGTGGCCTGGGTGCCGCAGCGGCCGCACCTGTATGCCGGGACGGTCGCCGAGAACGTACGCCTGGCCCGGCCCGACGCGGACGACGACGCCGTCCGCCGGGCTCTGCGGGACGCGGGCGCCCTGGAGTTCGTGGACGCGCTTCCCGAGGGCATCGGCACGGTCCTGGGCGAGGACGGGGCGGGACTGTCCGCAGGGCAGCGGCAACGGCTCGCGCTGGCCCGTGCGTTCCTCGCGGACCGGCCCGTGCTGCTGCTCGACGAGCCGACGGCCGCGCTGGACGGCGCCACCGAGGCCGAAATCGTGACGGCGGTACGACGCCTGGCGGCCGGCCGGACGGTGCTGCTGGTGGTACACCGTCCGGCGCTGCTCGCGGTGGCGGACCGCGTGGTGCGGCTGACGGAGACCGCGCCCGGCGACCGGCCGCTGCCCGAGCACGGTGACACCTTCCTCGGTGCCGGCCGGGAGCGGGCGGACGTCCAGCCCGCACTCGACTGGGAACGGGTGGAGGAGGCCGAGCCCGCCGACTCCGCGGGCCCGACGCCGGCCGAGCCGGTCACGGAAGCCGGAGCGGAAGGCGTGTTGGCCCGCGTCCGTGCCATGTCCGGTGCCCGTCGAGGGCGGCTCACGCTCGCACTGCTGCTCGGCAGCCTCGCGCTGGGCAGCGCCGTGGGCCTCATGGCGACGTCCGGGTATCTCATCTCCCGGGCCTCGCAGCAGCCGCCCGTGATGTACCTGATGGTCGCCGTCACGGCGACCCGGGCCTTCGGTATCGGGCGGGCCGTGTTCCGGTATGCCGAACGGCTCGTGTCGCACGAAGCGGTTCTGCGGATGCTGGCCGACACCAGGGTCGCGGTGTACCGGCGGCTGGAGCGGCTGGCGCCCGCCGGACTGCGCGGGGTCCGCCGGGGCGACCTGCTCTCCCGGCTGGTCGCCGACGTGGACGAGCTTCAGGACTACTGGCTGCGCTGGCTGCTGCCGGCGGGGGCGGCGGTCGTCGTCTCGGCACTGTCGGTCGGCTTCACGTCCTGGCTGCTCCCCGAGGCCGGTGCCGTCCTCGCGGCCGGGCTGCTCGCGGCGGGAGTGGGTCTGCCCCTGCTCACGGGCGCCGTGACCCGGCGTGCGGAGCGCAGGCTGGCGCCCGCCCGTGGAGTCCTCGCGACCCGTGCCACCGACCTGCTCACCGGGACCGGGGAACTGACGGTCGCCGGCGCTCTGCCCGCACGGACCGCCGAAGTCCGGCGGGCCGACGGTGTGCTCACCCGGATCGCCTCGCGCGCCGCCACCGCCACCGCCCTCGGCGACGGGCTCACCGCACTCGTCTCGGGCCTGACCGTCACGGCCGCGGCCCTCGTCGGCGTCCAGGCGGTGGCCGCCGGCCGGCTGGACGGAGTGGCACTGGCCGTCGTCGTCCTCACCCCGCTCGCGGCCTTCGAGGCCGTACTCGGGCTGCCGCTCGCGGTGCAGCACCGGCAGAGAGTGCGTAAGAGCGCCGAGCGCGTGTACGAGGTCCTGGACGCCCCGGTGCCCGTACAGGAGCCGGAGCAGCCCCGGCAGGCACCCGCGTCGCCGTTCCCGCTCGTGGTCAGGGGACTCGAGGCCCGGCACGCCGGGCAGGAACGGGACGCGCTCGCCGGACTGGACCTGACGCTGGAACAGGGCCGCAGGATCGCGGTGGTCGGCCCGTCCGGCTCCGGCAAGACGACGCTCGCACAGGTGCTGCTGCGGTTCCTGGACCCGGGTGCCGGTTCGTACACGCTGGCCGGTGTGGACGCGTACGCCCTGGACGGCGACGACGTACGAGGACTGATCGGGCTGTGCGCGCAGGACGCCCACCTCTTCGACAGCTCCGTGCGCGAGAACCTGCTGCTCGCGAAGCGCGAAGCCACCGAGGAAGAACTGCGCGACGCGCTCGCCCGGGCCCGGCTGCTGGAGTGGGCCGACAGCCTGCCCGACGGCCTGGACACACTTGTCGGCGAGCACGGGGCGCGGCTCTCCGGCGGTCAGCGGCAACGTCTGGCACTGGCCAGGGCGCTGCTCGCGGACTTCCCCGTGCTGGTGCTGGACGAACCCGCGGAGCATCTCGACCTGCCGACCGCCGATGCGCTCACCGCCGACCTGCTGGCCGCCACCGAGGGCCGTACGACGCTGCTGATCACCCATCGGCTGGCCGGGCTCGAGGCGGTGGACGAGGTGATCGTGCTGGACGAGGGGCGTGTGGTGCAGCGCGGCGGGTACGGGGAACTGGCCGCCGCGGCCGGACCGCTGCGCCGGATGGCGCGGCGCGAGGCGGAGTCGGACCGGCTGGTGGAGCTGGTGGAGCTGGTGGAGGTGGGCTGA